The segment ggggaaggggaaggggaatagaaaaggggtgggtagaagggagagaagagagaggaggcgaggagaaaaCAAACATTATCTTCATGATGACGATAGTCACAATGaaggtgataaggataatgaaaagggCTGGAATTTGGTATTCGGATTAGGATAATGTGTTAATGATAACGCTGATCATTACAAAGgtactaataatcatcatcatcaactcttGTGTCACTGTCaatattatgaagatgatgatgataacagtgataatgatagcaatcatcccgataatattatgataataataatgataatcagatccCTCTTAGACGGCCCTGACCCTTCCGACTACCAGGCGAGCCCAGAATGCAGTTCCGCTCGCCTGACGTGGCGATAAGATACTGAATAAGACAAGGAGAGGCTGTGTTAAGATTTTGTCAGATTTTTGTAATTGCAGAATGAACGCGATAAGTGCTATCATTGATTTTGTTTCCGGGAATGCTTATGTTTAGTGTTTACCGTTGTTATACGCTTTGCAAATTAATTGTTACTCGTATTGctagtattaatatttatatatctttcgaACACAGGTTACTATATAATAtggctattatttatttataatgtgcCCTTGGAGGCAAGAAAAGGAATgcagaaaaaaactaagaaaatgagagaaaagtcgctgtttgtgtgtgaaaaCTTCAGGTGTCGAGGTTAGCCGCTGCCAAGTTCCGTGACACGTGGAGCCAGTGTCATAAGTCTTGCCCTTGACAGATTCCTCAGAGGAAAATCTATTCCGTTGTCTCGAATTTATGGCTGAGACAATGAAAGCTGTCGTGTTTTGCTTTCCTAATTGTACTTCGAAGTcatgtttaattttctttgttttctcttctctgagTAATTTGAAAGTTTGCGACTAAAAGATATCAATTGTGATAACAGAGGAGAAGGCGtacgaggcagaggaagagaaagagaagggaaaggagaaggaaagggaaaaggaaaaggagaaggggcagaatgaaaatgaaaatgaaaatcaaaagagggagaagaagaagaagaagaaaaagaagaagaagaagaagaagaagaagaagaagaagaagaagaagaagaagaagaagaagaagaagaagaagaagaagaaggagatggagaaggagaaggagaatatgaagaaggagaaggagaaggagaaggagaaggagaaggagaaggagaaggagaaggagaaggagaaggagaaggagaaggagaaggagaaggagaaggagaagaaggggaaggggaagggaagagcgaaggggaaggggaaggggaaggggtaggaagggggaaggggaagaagaaagcaaaggaggagaagggggaaaagggggaaaagggggaggaggagaaggagaaggatgaaggagagagaaagggggaggggcagacagttgtcaataagatatgaaagaaaagaaagaagttggTTTTAAAAAAAAGATGTAAAGTATCACGGTAATGGACATCCTGTTACATATTTTAAAAAGTTTTGggtaatgtattttttcttatttttccctacAGGTTCCTGGCGGTTGGGTAGCCGAGAAGTTCAGCGCAAAGCACGTGTTCGGTGTCGGAGCTCTTTTGAATGCCCTGTGTGCCCTGCTGTGCCCCCTCGCCTCCAAAGCCTCATACATTGTCCTGGTCGCCCTTAGGATAGTCATGGGTATTGCTGGGGTGAGTAACCGCTTGTTATTTGCTACTGTTTGGGTAAGGCTAGAGCTTGAAGTTCTAagaattttattttgcttttcataTACCTCTGACTTTATAAATTTACTGTCACTTTGGCTGATTTTTTACTTAATTCTTTCCAGGGTGTAACGCTTCCGGGCATGCACGTTCTTATCGCCAGCTGGGCACCACCTCAGGAAAGGAGTAAAATCGCTTCTACTATTTATGCCGGTGAGATTCACGTACACAAGTGTGATGGTATACAACTGTTTAACTAAAGATATCTTGGAATTCAGAATGCTTTcatatccctcccccttttataTATCAGAATCTTTTTATTCCAGGCATGACTCTGGGCACATTGGTTTGCATGCCCTTCTCCGGTCTGCTTGCCTCTGAACTCGGTTGGGAATCTGTCTTCTACATTCAAGGCGGACTTTCTCTCCTGTGGTAAGCCTTTGGGTGGTGCGCGGATACTGAGCCTGTAGTGTTGTGAAGAGTGACTTGTTGGTTATTAGTCAGTATGTTTCGTATTTGCTCGGTGAACTGCTGGTAGAAAGAGCGATATTAGGCAGATGAAGCAAACAGATTCTGATTTTGAATGGAGTGTTCTTTAGCTGCGATTTCGTTCCTCCTTCAGGTACATCCTGTGGCTGATATTCGTTTATGATTCCCCGGCCAAACACCCAAGGATCTCGCGGGCCGAAAGGCGCTTCATTGAGGAATCCATCGGCACTTGTTCCAAGTCTGAGGTATGTAGTTTTCCCTCTGGTTGTGTTCTGCTTTCACATGGATGGTCTTATGTCTGATGGCAGAGATACTTTTCAAGCTGATGTGTCCAAAATTATAAAGGGATATACAGTTTATGTATActtctaaatatttatacattttatatatgtgcaagtataggCACGCAGATAAAcaatcagacacaaacacacctacagtatatgtatatatatatatatatatatatatatatatatatgtatgtatatatgtatgcatatttatatgtatatatgtataaacactatatatatatatacatatacatatacatatatatatatatatatatatatatatatatatgtgtgtgtgtgtgtgtgtgtgtgtgtgtgtgtgtgtgtatgtgtatgtgtgtgtgtgtgtgtgtatgtatgtgtgtatgtgtgtgtgtgtgtgtgtgtgtgtgtgtgtgtgtgtgtgtgtgtgtgtgtgtgtgtgtgtgtgtgtatacacacacacccacacatacacacataattacatatatatatatatatatatatatatatatatatatatacacacatatatatacacacacatatatatatatatatatatatatatatattatacatatgtatatatattatatatattatatatatatatatatatatatacacacacacacacacatacgtcatgTACAAATGCACGCACAAGCAAGGAAATACAAAACTCCTACTTGCAGAAACCCCCAATCCCGTGGAAGAGCGTGTGGACCTCTATGCCCGTGTGGGCCATCATCGTTGCCCATACCTGCAGCAACTGGGGCTGGTATATGCTTCTCGTCAAGCTGCCCACCTACATGCGCTACATTCTCAAATTCGATATCAAAGCTGTAAGTTACAGTCGAGGCACTGATGGTTTGATTAAGGATGGTGGGTGATATAACGCTTAGCCAGGTTGACGGAATGTCAGAAACAAACCCACAAAATACACCTCTTAAATCAAAGATGAGGCAAATTTCTTGAATTTGCCTGTTATCCCATCTTTTCACTAAACTATTATAGGGATTTTTCTATCATTGATAATAGTCTTTAGTTGAGCTCTTACGTTTTTTTCCTTTGGTATTTAGAGTCCAACAGGAATGGTGTTTACAGGGACGATATTTATGATgtatagtatcaatattataattatgttcaaCACGTTTTGTTGTAACTGATTCTTACAGTAGGTATTATTCAGGAAAACAatgcagtttatttatttttattcttttcctaatTTCGAGAGCACGCAGGCCTATTAACTGCGTCGTTATCACACTGAGAATTTGTTCATAGAATGACTCCCTTTATTTTCAACAGAACGCAGGGCTATCAGCTGTACCGTTCTTGTGCATGTGGATCTTCACTATGCTCAACGCTAACATCCTGGACTTGCTCCGTTCCAAGGGCCTCATCACTACAACGTTTGCTCGAAAGTTCTCGACTTTCGTTGGTAAGTGGCACAAATATAACACAGAAGTGTTATTGATTACGGCATGTTTATGGCAGGAAAATTCATAACGTCGGACGATATTCACACACGGTATGTAATGATTTAGTATTTTAAAGGAATATCGTCCGGATGTCAACAGACCATCGGTGACATTAACGTAATCAGAGAACATCACACGCCCCACCATAAGACGGTCGTCACTAAACCCCTTCTCTCGCCCTGCAGCTTCCGTCCTGCCTGCTATCTGCCTGGTTTCCGTGACATACGTGGGCTGCAACACAGACCTCGCGGTGGCCCTGCTCACCCTGGGCACCATGTTCATCGGCGGGATGTATTCCGGCTTCCTCTCCAACCACATTGACATCGCCCCGCCCTACGCCGGGACGCTCATGGGCATCACGAACACCTTTGCCACCGTCCCTGGCATCGTCGTCCCTTCCTTTGTGGGATACATGACCCATGGCAACGTAAGTTTTTTACACTTATTGCGTCATTCATTTGCGTTAAATTGGTGAACTGATATGAAAGTATCTTCAAATAATAATACGTTAAATTTACTGTAGTATATCATTGCTTTGttatcaaagaaaacggacgTTTACTAGAGAAAACTAGCGTGGTATGGGTGACTTAGCTGTTTTCGCCACGCATCttttaaatatacatgcatacatacaaacatacacacatacacacacacacacatatatatatacatatatatatacatatatgtgtgtgtatgtgtgtgtgtgtgtgtgtgtgtgtgtatgtgtgtgtaagtatatatatatatatatatatatatatatatatatatatatatatgtatgtgtgtgtgtgtgtgtgtgtgtgtgtgtgtaagtatatatatatatataaatatatatatatatatatccatacgtgtatacgtatacgtacactTTCGTCCgcccatacacacatgcacgcacacacactcacgcacacacacacacacacgcgcacacacacacacacacacacacacacacacacacacacacacacacacacacacacacacacacacacacacacacatgcacgcacacacacacactcacgcacacacacacacacacacacacacacacacacacacacacacacacacacacgcacacacacacacacacacacgcacacacacacacgcacgcacgcacgcacgcacgcacgcacgcacgcacgcacgcacgcacacacacacacacacacacacacacacacacacatacactctcacaccacccccacactcatccacccccacacaaacacagacaccgaaaggcacgcacgcactctctcgtTTTGAGCCCCTCGTATGTATGTAGGTCTCCAACAACAATTCACCCATCAATCCCTTGAGGTCCAGTGCTTCCCTTCTCTTGCGTGCGCAGTTCGGACACGCGTTTCGAACCCGAGCCTTTCCCTTTGACCGAACTCGGCCTCTTTTGCAGCAAACCGTGGAGGCCTGGCGAGTCATCTTCTTCATCACGCTGGGCATCTTCGGGCTGGAGGCCGTGTTCTTCTCGATCTTCGGGTCGGGCGAGGAGCAGCCGTGGGTGAGGCCCAAACCCAAGCCGGGCGACCCCGAGCAGATGAGGCTCAACGAGGCCTAAGGAGGTGCAGTCACGAAGGCTAAACCTCACGGGATCAAACAACGCACCATTAAAGAAAGTGGAGATCTGAATGAAGtgaaagaggcgaggaagagagagaacgagagataaataGGGAAGGACGAAGGGTCTCATCTCAAGGCTATGATTGGGCATGTTGCGTCCTGATTTGGGTCCTCTCGCAGAATAAACAACACAAATAGATATAATCGAGAAATCATGCACCTAGAAAGTTACAGATGAACTGAGGTACATGACAAATGGGGCAGCCAGAAGTAATTGGCCCATGGCAGTTGCTGAGAAGAGGATGTAGTCACGATGCTCTTGTGTGGTTCCAGTATCAGCCTGTGACTTTTTCTCAAATTTagaagataagtatatatattatataaataactgAGTGAACTGTTTGAAGGAgcaaaaaagacaatgaaagagcCCAAGGTTCGTAAACACTTATGAGACAATTACAGAAATGGATCGACTATTCTAGAAGCAAATGAAATTACATGATGTGCCCTTTCGTTCACCAATAAGgtttaagtaatatatatgattaataatgatgagaaagtaACCATCCTGTATAAAATATGCAATACTGTTCCGCATATTCTCATGCAGGTCTTTTGAGAGACCTAACAGGATTTGCTTAAACGTCTATTATAAGTAAATTCAAAGCATGAAGTAGAAGAAAGCTACTTTACAGCTAACGGCTTTATAATccagttattttctttgttagctTTCTGAAGGGTTTGTTGGTAAATTTAACTGTTAAATTGATATATTTTCAACTGCCTTCCTAttcaatatagatatatccaaTATAAAGAGTAGTCATATTGTGAATATGCAATGAATGGAATTCAGTTCATCTGGGATTTCGTTGTAATTGTTCGTCTGGAGACTGTTCTACGTTCTGTGAATGCAAATGAATGCTATGTGTTCAGATTTGTTTaaggaatatatacatttttatctattaGTTTAGGAATAACGACCATCAATGGAAATGTTGATGTTGTCGCTTTACACAATTATACATTCATACGTCGATCTGCATAAATAGCTGTGTATTTATAGTATATCATCATGTTAACACGTCGCATAGCAAGTAGTTGTGTATTCATAATGTACAATGTAAACTTGCCATAtgtatcatatttacatattgcaAAAAACGGAATACTGAAAAGAGTTATTTTTCCACGGATATTTattttaaatctatatctactGAAGAGATTCCTCTGTAGCAAGATAATTATTTTATAACACTGTACAAGTGAGGTTCTGAAAAAAATACCATATAGCAGACCGTCATAATTATGTAATATGAATAGAAGAACTAAATAGTAATTCATGCTGTATGCACTGCAAAGTTCCTTGGCTTTATTCTGTTATTAAGAAATGCCAAACAAATTCAAACGGTATCGCAAAAACTAATGGGGTGAATTAATTTATGATATAATAGGCCTTCGTCGGTATAATACAGTGTGCGTACGCAGCTTTGTTCTGGCCGTCCTCCGAAAGCCTTCAGACCAGAGGTTCCCAAATTGATGTGCACATATCCTTTGGAGTAAGGGAAGGAATTTCCTTGGGGTACTCGACTTGCTTCTTAtgcttatttttctgttatatcCAATTTAAAGGATTAATCTATCTTATTTCAGGATCTTGTTAGTTTTGCAAGATTCAATAACATTTTAGAATATACAATAGTGGTGATGGGAATCTTCAAGGGGCACGTAGCTGACCTtagtttgggaaccactgcttAAGATCAACCCACAATAACATGTCCCCACcaaaatataaaaagggaaaaagaaatttcattaatcataaatgtatttttactaaTGTGTTCGAAAACCTTTGAGTAGTGTTTTCCCCATAAACCTGTTTTTGattattcttttgttgtttttgtgaagTAATAAAAGACTTATTTTGAATAATTACTcttacatttgtttattcatctttttttgccACTGCGTGACTGCGTACAAGTGAATGTGCGTAAAAAAACAAGTAGAAATCTAAAATGAAGGTTTTCTTAAATGCGCAAATCGATTATTCATTTTACATGTCTTTCTTGCCATAATGGATTTAAAACCGAATTCTTATTCATTCGCTTTTCACTTCGAAGAATGAATTAGCAAAGGACTCGAAAAGCTGAAATATTTAAAAATCAGTTTACTACAACACACGAAATCATTGcgtttgtaaaataaaaataataatgtgagaaggtatgattttttttctcgaaaacaaGTGCCCAAAAATCGTTGTGATATTAAGTTTCAAATCAAAGCAGTTTGCAAGCAATATATGATATCTTTTGCGACCAATCAAAATTAAATGATGCAAAAATTATTCATTTTGTGATCCTATGTCGCACATTACCTAAGCACTGTGATTTATGTGATTTTTATAGCTGCTATGTGCCAACAACATAGATAGTATATGTCGTAAGCtcttttgttatgtttttattatttccttttattgctTGTTATTTTCGTTTATATTCGTAAGTAATGATCCGTTCGGTCAGAGTACAGAATGGATCTGTATTATATTTTTGATTGTGTAATTAaacgtaagagggagggagggagggagggagagaaggggggagagagaaggggggagggagaaggggagagagagaaggaggggagatacggagagagagaaggggggagagagaaggaggggagatacggagaagagaaggagagagagagagagagagagagagagagagagagagagagagagagagagagagagagagagagagagagagagagagaacgagagagagagagagagagagagagagagagagagagagagagaaagagagagagagggagagagaggagagagagagagagagagagagagagagagagagagagagagagagagagagagagagagagagagagagagagagagagagagggggggaggctaaAATCCAATGGAAATAATCTGAATAAAGAATTTCTTGTGTTTCTAATGCTAAAAGTAGGCGTAAAAGTTGTCTTAATCAGAGGCATATTACTGTACTGAAATGCAAAGACTAAACTGTGCTTTTGTAACAGGTATATTAATAACCATTACACTCTCATACTCGTGTAGATACTGAATCGTGTTTTTGCACCAAGCATATTGATAAACATGCActaacgaaacacacacacacacacacacacacacacacacacacacacacacacacacacacacacacacacacacacacacacacacacttaaacatacacacattcagatacaCAGAAACAAAGCACCATAgctatagtgtatgtatatatttataattcaaaTTAGATAAGATTCTTCATGTATTTTCCTATCATCAAAAGAATAAAAGACAtcattccttaaaaaaaatgtataacaagTGTGTAAAAATAAACGCTGATACCGTCATGTGTATATCATGTGGTATCCCTAACATGAATCGTTTTTTTCTTGGGTCACAGACGCAGAAGGGTAGCAAtgtattataaaaacaaatacgtATCTATAGACTTGTCTTCATCtatatttcatgtatttgtatacagaAAGATGCCTAATTTAAGTACTTCGAGAAATCAAATtggaggaaaaaaacaataagatataTTAAAAAATGTAAAGCATTCGTACGAAT is part of the Penaeus chinensis breed Huanghai No. 1 chromosome 2, ASM1920278v2, whole genome shotgun sequence genome and harbors:
- the LOC125030732 gene encoding sialin-like (The sequence of the model RefSeq protein was modified relative to this genomic sequence to represent the inferred CDS: added 295 bases not found in genome assembly), with translation MEAEDKKKCTAREENGLEKQVDGNKKIEENEDNNAAANNQEKNNEVKVSDVTVTVGVQEKNVIEDQKQKEEKNGKEKKEETLPLKTPPVEEHPGGKKKEIVPARWVMAVLGCVGFMIVYGLKVNLSVAIIAMVNHTAVAEMGGHHGDEAEEHHGGGNGTLNECGVEEKKETLEDGPFAWDDNIQGLILAAYFYGYIFTQVPGGWVAEKFSAKHVFGVGALLNALCALLCPLASKASYIVLVALRIVMGIAGGVTLPGMHVLIASWAPPQERSKIASTIYAGMTLGTLVCMPFSGLLASELGWESVFYIQGGLSLLWYILWLIFVYDSPAKHPRISRAERRFIEESIGTCSKSEKPPIPWKSVWTSMPVWAIIVAHTCSNWGWYMLLVKLPTYMRYILKFDIKANAGLSAVPFLCMWIFTMLNANILDLLRSKGLITTTFARKFSTFVASVLPAICLVSVTYVGCNTDLAVALLTLGTMFIGGMYSGFLSNHIDIAPPYAGTLMGITNTFATVPGIVVPSFVGYMTHGNQTVEAWRVIFFITLGIFGLEAVFFSIFGSGEEQPWVRPKPKPGDPEQMRLNEA